Proteins encoded together in one Rhizobacter sp. J219 window:
- a CDS encoding ATP-binding protein, protein MIETRDAAETSRRAQAAAEAANQAKSEFLAHMSHEIRTPMNAILGLTDLTLRTPLSDAQRRYLTQTRAAASSLLDIISDILDFSKIEAGKLELELHEFTLASVLERVRNIVSLKAHDKGLALAMHVGDDVPAVLVGDALRLQQTLVNLCGNAVKFTAAGQVRLTVERNGVAPDGRCELRFTVRDTGRGMTPEQVAALFTPFTQGDASVNREYGGTGLGLAISRQLVELMGGQIGVQSAPGAGSEFHFNLAFVVGRAGVEPNTAAAPHIHKSEGNMAVLQGARLLLVEDNELNRIVACDLLTNVAGAVVEIATNGREAIDTLERSLAFDAVLMDVQMPGMDGYEATRLIRQDARWRELPIIAMTAHATPSDQEKCLRAGMNGFITKPFEPVELFSLLRHWVEMRRTHGKA, encoded by the coding sequence ATGATCGAAACGCGCGACGCGGCCGAGACCTCACGCCGCGCGCAGGCCGCCGCCGAAGCGGCCAATCAGGCCAAGAGCGAGTTCCTGGCCCACATGAGCCACGAGATCCGCACGCCGATGAACGCCATCCTCGGCCTCACCGACCTCACCCTGCGCACGCCGCTCAGCGACGCACAGCGCCGCTACCTCACGCAGACACGGGCCGCCGCATCGTCGCTGCTCGACATCATCAGCGACATCCTCGACTTCTCGAAGATCGAAGCCGGCAAGCTCGAACTCGAACTGCATGAGTTCACGCTGGCGTCGGTGCTGGAGCGGGTGCGCAACATCGTCAGCCTGAAAGCGCACGACAAGGGCCTGGCCCTCGCGATGCACGTGGGCGACGACGTGCCGGCGGTGCTGGTGGGCGATGCGCTGCGCCTGCAGCAGACGCTGGTGAACCTGTGCGGCAACGCGGTGAAGTTCACCGCCGCCGGCCAGGTGCGGCTGACGGTCGAGCGCAACGGCGTGGCGCCCGACGGGCGCTGCGAGCTGCGCTTCACCGTGCGCGACACCGGCCGCGGCATGACGCCCGAGCAGGTGGCCGCGCTCTTCACCCCGTTCACCCAAGGCGATGCGTCGGTCAACCGAGAGTACGGTGGCACTGGCCTGGGTCTCGCGATCTCGCGGCAGCTGGTTGAACTGATGGGCGGTCAGATCGGCGTGCAGAGTGCGCCGGGGGCAGGCAGCGAGTTCCACTTCAACCTGGCCTTTGTCGTGGGCCGGGCCGGGGTGGAGCCGAATACGGCAGCCGCCCCACACATCCACAAGAGCGAGGGCAACATGGCCGTGCTGCAAGGCGCCCGCCTTCTGCTGGTGGAAGACAACGAACTCAACCGCATCGTCGCATGCGACCTGCTGACCAACGTGGCGGGCGCCGTGGTCGAGATCGCCACCAACGGGCGCGAGGCGATCGACACGCTGGAGCGCTCGCTCGCGTTCGACGCGGTGCTGATGGACGTGCAGATGCCCGGCATGGATGGCTACGAGGCCACGCGCCTGATCCGCCAGGACGCCCGGTGGCGCGAGCTGCCCATCATTGCGATGACCGCCCACGCAACGCCCAGCGACCAGGAGAAATGCCTGCGCGCCGGCATGAACGGCTTCATCACCAAGCCCTTCGAGCCGGTGGAACTCTTCAGCCTGCTGCGCCACTGGGTGGAGATGCGCCGCACGCACGGCAAGGCTTGA
- a CDS encoding cache and HAMP domain-containing protein — protein MNTGPSIRRGWHHAAGAWQRLRDSYFLRRLLLCALAVALPLLGLHAYTLYRQAEDTKADAVAAVLARSEKAAQDLDAVFSRAERVLKFLSTRQELQELDGSGCSELIKGLTSIDPMLANVGAVDMQGAPLCLSIVSPARFKSYKDVGWFKEALVQPGTFLSKPFYGDISQRPLVNLVMPVNNARGERIGFLGAAIDLTRLTDSILSRNGLPPGSLVSVLNKEGVLYARNPGLREWMGKSVPTETSQGELRVDKTLFVGMSNDGVERLFARTRLEHYGLIASAGVPMAAVAGSSQADLRRSVFTALVVGLVALLVAGYAVRRLTAPLHSLSETARALAAGAPEARADDALPGEFRQLAIETSTA, from the coding sequence GTGAACACCGGGCCGAGCATTCGCAGAGGGTGGCACCACGCAGCAGGCGCCTGGCAGCGTTTGCGCGACAGCTATTTCCTGCGGCGCCTGCTGCTGTGCGCCCTGGCCGTGGCGCTGCCGCTGCTCGGACTGCACGCCTACACGCTGTACCGCCAGGCTGAAGACACCAAAGCCGACGCCGTCGCGGCGGTGCTCGCTCGTTCGGAAAAGGCCGCACAGGATCTCGACGCCGTCTTCAGCCGCGCCGAGCGTGTGCTCAAGTTCCTTTCCACCCGGCAGGAACTGCAGGAACTCGACGGCAGCGGCTGCAGCGAGCTGATCAAGGGGCTGACGTCCATCGACCCGATGCTGGCCAACGTGGGCGCTGTCGACATGCAGGGCGCGCCGCTGTGCCTGTCGATCGTCTCGCCGGCGCGCTTCAAGTCATACAAGGACGTGGGCTGGTTCAAGGAAGCACTGGTGCAGCCCGGCACCTTCCTCAGCAAGCCCTTCTACGGCGACATCAGCCAGCGCCCGCTGGTCAATCTGGTGATGCCCGTCAACAACGCGCGGGGCGAACGCATCGGCTTTCTCGGCGCAGCGATCGACCTCACCCGGCTCACCGACTCCATCCTCTCGCGCAACGGCCTGCCGCCGGGCAGCTTGGTCTCGGTGCTCAACAAAGAGGGCGTTCTCTACGCACGCAACCCGGGGCTGCGTGAGTGGATGGGCAAGTCGGTGCCGACCGAGACGAGCCAAGGCGAATTGCGCGTCGACAAGACACTCTTCGTCGGCATGAGCAACGACGGTGTGGAACGCCTCTTCGCGCGCACGCGGCTCGAACACTACGGCCTGATCGCCAGCGCCGGCGTGCCGATGGCCGCGGTGGCCGGCAGCAGCCAGGCCGACCTGCGCCGCAGCGTCTTCACCGCGCTGGTGGTGGGCCTGGTCGCGCTGCTGGTGGCGGGCTACGCGGTGCGGCGGCTGACAGCGCCCTTGCACAGCCTGAGCGAAACCGCCCGCGCACTCGCTGCAGGCGCGCCCGAAGCCCGGGCCGACGATGCGCTGCCGGGTGAATTCCGCCAGCTCGCCATCGAGACTTCAACCGCATGA
- the greB gene encoding transcription elongation factor GreB, with protein sequence MNKAFTKEPEGDDDDDDSPGLPPLPAGTRNYLTPEGYKRLRAELMSLLDVERPKVVEVVSWAAKNGDRSENGDYLYGKKRLREIDRRIRFLTKRLDIAEVADPSAHFGNDQIFFGATVTYANEDGDERTITIKGIDEADNLKGEVSWISPIARALLKARVGDEVSLVTPGGLEKLEVVEVAYPKPEPQA encoded by the coding sequence ATGAACAAGGCCTTCACCAAGGAGCCGGAAGGCGATGACGATGACGACGACAGCCCCGGCCTTCCGCCGCTGCCTGCGGGCACCAGGAATTACCTGACGCCCGAGGGCTACAAGCGCCTGCGCGCAGAGCTGATGTCGCTGCTCGATGTGGAGCGGCCCAAGGTGGTCGAGGTGGTGTCGTGGGCGGCGAAGAACGGCGACCGTTCCGAAAACGGCGACTACCTCTACGGCAAGAAGCGCCTGCGCGAGATCGATCGCCGCATCCGCTTCCTCACCAAGCGGCTGGACATCGCCGAGGTGGCCGACCCGTCGGCGCATTTCGGCAACGACCAGATCTTCTTTGGCGCGACGGTGACCTATGCCAACGAGGACGGTGACGAACGCACGATCACGATCAAGGGCATCGACGAGGCCGACAACCTGAAGGGCGAGGTGAGCTGGATCTCGCCGATCGCACGCGCGCTGCTGAAGGCGCGGGTGGGTGACGAGGTCTCGCTCGTCACGCCCGGCGGGCTGGAGAAGCTGGAAGTGGTGGAGGTCGCGTACCCGAAGCCGGAGCCCCAGGCCTGA
- a CDS encoding bifunctional (p)ppGpp synthetase/guanosine-3',5'-bis(diphosphate) 3'-pyrophosphohydrolase produces MASPITWIRDAATGVTRRAREAPPPKVSDAAAASFATLVKKLDYLDAADIKRVREAYRFADEAHLGQFRASGEPYITHPIAVAGLCADWKLDAQAIMAALMHDAMEDCGVTKVELIERFGGATADLVDGLTKLDKIQFSTKEESQAESFRKMLLAMARDVRVILIKLADRLHNMRTMEAMAAAKRVRIARETLDIFAPIAHRLGLNQTYRELQELSFQYLRPWRHAALSKAINRARGYRRDIVERIQKEVEKAFADAKQKVQVHGREKTLFSIYAKMREKHLTFAQVNDIFGFRIVVSTLPECYLALGVLHQLYKPLPGRFKDYIAIPKANGYQSLHTTLVSPLGTAVEFQIRTEPMHAVAEKGIAAHWMYKIGGSSQPQDAQRLGALWLQSLVDIQDETRDASEFLEHVKIDLFPDAVYVFTPKSKIMALPRGATPVDFAYAIHSDVGDHCVAAKVNGDPVALRTELRSGDVVEIVTAPGARPNPGWLNFVRTGRARSKIRHYLKNMEQEESQQLGEKLLAQALRAEGMTLPDSDPNDAAAVALWQALTRWSGNRTRADLLTDIGLGRKIAIIVAKRLAQLMLERGSKPDALTLTMGRYAAQDDLTPSQGLVVIDGSEGASVQMATCCRPIPGDDIVGYLGRGEGLLVHTAECSIGKRLFERDSERWITVDWAEEPVRSFETSITILLKNGKGVLAQVAQAVSSVEADISHIDMDDEAAAETTELRLLISVRDRQHLADVMRTLRRAPAVLKVLRLKP; encoded by the coding sequence ATGGCCAGCCCCATCACCTGGATACGCGACGCCGCCACCGGCGTGACGCGACGCGCGCGTGAAGCGCCGCCGCCGAAGGTGAGCGACGCTGCAGCCGCGTCATTCGCGACCCTGGTCAAGAAGCTCGACTACCTCGACGCCGCCGACATCAAGCGCGTGCGGGAAGCCTACCGCTTCGCCGACGAGGCCCACCTGGGCCAGTTCCGCGCCAGCGGTGAGCCCTACATCACCCACCCCATCGCCGTGGCCGGCCTGTGCGCCGACTGGAAGCTCGACGCGCAAGCCATCATGGCCGCGCTGATGCACGACGCGATGGAAGACTGCGGTGTCACCAAAGTCGAGTTGATCGAGCGCTTCGGGGGCGCCACCGCCGACCTGGTCGACGGGCTCACGAAACTGGACAAGATCCAGTTCTCCACGAAGGAAGAGTCGCAGGCCGAATCCTTCCGCAAGATGCTGCTGGCGATGGCGCGCGACGTACGCGTGATCCTCATCAAGCTGGCCGACCGGCTGCACAACATGCGCACGATGGAGGCGATGGCCGCCGCCAAGCGTGTGCGCATTGCCCGCGAAACGCTCGACATCTTCGCCCCCATCGCCCACCGCCTGGGCCTGAACCAGACCTACCGCGAGTTGCAGGAGCTGTCGTTCCAGTACCTGCGACCGTGGCGGCACGCGGCGCTCTCGAAGGCGATCAACCGCGCCCGCGGCTACCGGCGCGACATCGTCGAGCGCATCCAGAAGGAAGTGGAGAAGGCCTTCGCCGACGCCAAGCAGAAGGTGCAGGTGCACGGCCGCGAGAAGACGCTCTTTTCCATCTACGCCAAGATGCGCGAGAAGCACCTGACCTTCGCGCAGGTGAACGACATCTTCGGATTCCGCATCGTCGTCAGCACGCTGCCCGAGTGTTACCTGGCGTTGGGCGTGCTGCACCAGCTCTACAAGCCGCTGCCGGGCCGCTTCAAGGACTACATCGCCATCCCCAAGGCCAACGGCTACCAGTCGCTGCACACCACGCTGGTCAGCCCTCTGGGCACGGCGGTCGAGTTCCAGATCCGCACCGAGCCCATGCATGCGGTGGCCGAAAAAGGCATCGCCGCGCACTGGATGTACAAGATCGGCGGCAGCTCCCAGCCGCAGGATGCGCAGCGCCTGGGCGCACTCTGGCTGCAGTCGCTGGTCGACATCCAGGACGAAACCCGCGACGCGAGCGAGTTCCTGGAGCACGTGAAGATCGACCTCTTCCCGGATGCGGTCTACGTGTTCACGCCCAAATCCAAGATCATGGCGCTGCCGCGCGGGGCGACGCCGGTCGACTTCGCCTACGCCATCCACTCCGACGTGGGCGACCATTGCGTCGCGGCCAAGGTCAACGGCGACCCGGTGGCGCTGCGCACCGAGCTGCGCAGCGGCGACGTGGTCGAGATCGTCACCGCCCCCGGCGCCCGGCCCAACCCGGGCTGGCTCAACTTCGTGCGCACGGGCCGTGCGCGCTCGAAGATCCGCCACTACCTCAAGAACATGGAGCAGGAAGAGTCGCAGCAGCTCGGCGAGAAGCTGCTCGCGCAAGCCCTGCGCGCCGAGGGCATGACCCTGCCCGACAGCGACCCCAACGATGCCGCTGCCGTTGCACTCTGGCAGGCCCTCACCCGCTGGAGCGGCAACCGCACGCGGGCCGACCTGCTGACCGACATCGGCCTCGGCCGCAAGATCGCCATCATCGTCGCCAAACGCCTCGCGCAGCTGATGCTTGAGCGCGGCTCCAAGCCCGATGCGCTCACGCTGACGATGGGTCGCTACGCCGCGCAAGACGACCTCACGCCCAGCCAGGGACTGGTGGTGATCGACGGCTCCGAAGGTGCCTCGGTGCAGATGGCCACCTGCTGCCGCCCCATCCCGGGCGACGACATCGTCGGCTACCTGGGCCGTGGCGAAGGCCTGCTCGTGCACACCGCTGAGTGCAGCATTGGCAAGCGCCTCTTCGAGCGCGACAGCGAACGCTGGATCACCGTCGACTGGGCAGAGGAGCCGGTGCGCTCTTTCGAGACCAGCATCACCATCCTACTGAAGAACGGCAAGGGCGTGCTGGCGCAGGTGGCGCAAGCCGTGAGTTCGGTCGAGGCCGACATCTCCCACATCGACATGGACGACGAGGCCGCCGCCGAAACCACCGAGCTGCGCCTGCTCATCAGCGTGCGCGACCGGCAGCACCTCGCCGACGTGATGCGCACCCTGCGCCGTGCGCCTGCGGTGTTGAAGGTGCTGCGCCTCAAGCCCTGA
- the rpoZ gene encoding DNA-directed RNA polymerase subunit omega, with product MARITVEDCLQKIPNRFQLVLAATYRARMLSQGHAPKIETKNKPGVTALREIAAGEVGVEMLRKVPV from the coding sequence ATGGCCCGCATCACCGTCGAAGACTGCCTCCAGAAGATCCCCAACCGCTTCCAGCTGGTGCTCGCCGCGACCTACCGCGCCCGCATGCTGAGCCAGGGTCATGCCCCCAAGATCGAAACCAAGAACAAACCCGGCGTGACCGCGCTGCGAGAAATCGCCGCCGGTGAAGTCGGCGTCGAAATGCTGCGCAAAGTGCCCGTCTGA
- the gmk gene encoding guanylate kinase, translating into MDYPGNLFVVAAPSGAGKSSLVKALLELDSHLVVSVSHTTRKPRGQEQDGREYHFISEQLFREKVDHGDFFEWAEVHGNLYGTSKAGVEAQIKTGQDVVLEIDWQGALQIKKLFPNAILIFILPPSWDELAQRLTRRGEDAPAVIEERLRNARIEVAQAQHFDFVIINALFETALFDLKAIVHSQRLKYAALRRSKPAVFAALNLG; encoded by the coding sequence ATGGACTACCCCGGCAATCTCTTCGTGGTGGCGGCGCCCAGCGGTGCCGGCAAGTCGAGCCTGGTCAAGGCCCTGTTGGAGCTGGACTCGCACTTGGTGGTGTCGGTCTCGCACACCACCCGCAAGCCGCGTGGCCAGGAGCAAGACGGCCGCGAGTACCACTTCATCAGCGAGCAGCTCTTCCGCGAGAAGGTCGACCACGGCGACTTCTTCGAATGGGCCGAGGTGCACGGCAACCTCTACGGCACCTCAAAGGCGGGTGTCGAAGCCCAGATCAAGACCGGCCAGGATGTCGTGCTCGAGATCGACTGGCAGGGAGCCCTGCAGATCAAGAAGCTCTTCCCGAACGCGATCCTGATCTTCATCCTGCCACCGAGCTGGGACGAGCTGGCCCAGCGCCTGACCCGCCGCGGCGAGGACGCACCCGCGGTGATCGAGGAGCGGCTGCGCAATGCCCGCATCGAGGTGGCCCAGGCCCAGCACTTCGACTTCGTTATAATCAACGCTCTTTTCGAGACGGCGCTTTTTGACCTGAAAGCCATCGTCCACTCTCAGCGCCTCAAATACGCTGCTCTGCGTCGAAGCAAGCCCGCTGTCTTCGCCGCCCTGAATCTCGGTTAA
- a CDS encoding YicC/YloC family endoribonuclease, which yields MPVYSMTGYASATAGAQSATETTGATEASSARSGPSAAASVTVELRSVNGRFLDLGFRLPDEFRSLEPALRDLITGAFRRGKIELRLNAATSADNAWPTPQPEQMNRLARLESTIQGWLPKAQNLSVHEVMQWCKGGTATEKLDDVALEAARQCIAGLRDARKREGDKLVAVLMERVTSLRELAAKAEPLIPAVVQRLQQRFVERWQEALAATGGGQGVSQEALQERALNEAAAYAIRIDVAEELARLRAHLDEIARLLKAGGEVGKRLDFLIQELLREANTLASKSSTLELTNISVEMKVLIEQLREQVQNLE from the coding sequence ATGCCAGTCTACAGCATGACCGGGTACGCAAGCGCCACCGCCGGGGCGCAATCTGCGACAGAAACCACAGGGGCCACCGAGGCTTCCAGCGCCCGCTCCGGGCCCTCTGCGGCAGCCAGCGTGACGGTGGAGCTGCGCTCCGTCAATGGCCGGTTCCTGGACCTGGGCTTTCGCCTTCCCGATGAGTTCCGCTCGCTGGAACCGGCTCTGCGCGACCTGATCACGGGGGCCTTCCGGCGGGGCAAGATCGAGTTGCGCCTCAACGCAGCCACCTCCGCCGACAACGCCTGGCCGACACCTCAGCCCGAGCAGATGAACCGGCTGGCGCGCCTCGAATCCACGATCCAGGGCTGGCTGCCCAAGGCCCAAAACCTGTCGGTGCACGAGGTCATGCAGTGGTGCAAGGGCGGGACGGCTACCGAGAAACTTGACGACGTGGCCCTTGAAGCCGCTCGACAGTGCATCGCCGGCCTGCGCGACGCACGCAAGCGCGAGGGCGACAAGCTGGTCGCGGTGCTGATGGAACGCGTCACCAGCCTGCGCGAGCTGGCGGCCAAGGCCGAGCCGTTGATCCCCGCCGTCGTGCAGCGTCTGCAACAGCGCTTCGTCGAACGCTGGCAAGAGGCGCTGGCCGCCACCGGCGGTGGCCAGGGGGTTTCGCAGGAAGCACTGCAGGAACGCGCCCTCAACGAAGCTGCCGCCTATGCCATCCGCATCGACGTGGCCGAAGAACTGGCCCGCCTGCGCGCCCACCTCGACGAAATAGCCCGCCTGCTCAAGGCGGGTGGTGAGGTGGGGAAACGGCTCGACTTCCTGATACAGGAGTTGCTTCGCGAAGCCAACACACTGGCCTCCAAATCTTCCACGCTTGAGCTGACCAACATCTCGGTGGAGATGAAAGTCCTGATCGAACAGCTGCGCGAGCAGGTCCAAAATCTCGAGTGA
- a CDS encoding serine/threonine-protein kinase, with the protein MSKPKPAPLPSGTVVGGYQIIKKLAAGGFGVVYLAEDSDRHLVAVKEYLPSSLAERAPGELMPRVKPEKQPLYRLGLKSFFEEGRNLAQISHPSVVSVLNFFRENDTVYMVMNYLQGDTLQDFIVTARDLKRDKVFRESTIRSLFDEILRGLRIVHQHKMLHLDIKPANIFITNENKAVLLDFGAAREVLSKEGNFIRPMYTPGFAAPEMYRRDGTLGPWTDIYAVGACIYACMQGYPPNDAPQRIEKDRLALSLSRLRNVYSDNLIEVTEWCMSLDPLSRPQSVFSLQKELARETERRYTKLSFSERLKLQLENLTTGAKA; encoded by the coding sequence ATGTCAAAGCCGAAACCTGCGCCATTGCCTTCGGGCACCGTGGTCGGCGGGTACCAGATCATCAAGAAACTGGCAGCCGGTGGCTTTGGCGTCGTGTACCTTGCGGAAGATTCCGATCGGCATCTGGTGGCCGTCAAGGAATACCTGCCGTCGTCTCTGGCAGAGCGTGCCCCTGGCGAGCTGATGCCGCGCGTCAAGCCCGAGAAGCAGCCGTTGTACCGCCTGGGTCTGAAGAGTTTCTTCGAAGAAGGCCGCAACCTCGCGCAGATCTCGCACCCGAGCGTGGTCTCGGTGCTCAATTTCTTCCGCGAGAACGACACCGTCTACATGGTGATGAACTACCTGCAGGGCGACACCCTGCAGGACTTCATCGTCACCGCCCGCGATCTCAAGCGCGACAAGGTCTTCCGCGAGTCCACCATCCGCAGTCTCTTCGACGAGATCCTGCGCGGCTTGCGCATCGTGCACCAGCACAAGATGCTGCACCTGGACATCAAGCCGGCCAACATCTTCATCACCAACGAAAACAAGGCGGTGCTGCTCGACTTCGGCGCGGCGCGTGAAGTGCTGAGCAAGGAAGGCAACTTCATCCGCCCGATGTACACGCCGGGTTTTGCGGCGCCCGAGATGTACCGCCGCGACGGCACGCTCGGCCCCTGGACCGACATCTATGCGGTGGGCGCCTGCATCTACGCCTGCATGCAGGGCTACCCGCCCAACGACGCGCCCCAGCGCATCGAGAAGGACCGCCTGGCGCTGAGCCTTTCGCGCCTGCGCAACGTCTACTCCGACAACCTGATCGAAGTGACCGAGTGGTGCATGTCGCTCGACCCGCTATCGCGTCCGCAGAGCGTGTTCTCGCTGCAGAAGGAACTGGCGCGTGAGACCGAGCGCCGCTACACCAAGCTCAGCTTCAGCGAACGCCTGAAGCTGCAACTCGAAAACCTCACCACCGGCGCGAAGGCCTAA
- the rph gene encoding ribonuclease PH — translation MSFQRTQSRPADALRPVTITRGYTKHAEGSVLIAFGDTKVLCTASVEEKVPPHKRGSGEGWVTAEYGMLPRATHTRGDREAARGKQSGRTQEIQRLIGRSLRCVFDLKKLGERTIHLDCDVLQADGGTRTAAITGAYVAAADAVKWLQKQGLLVESPIREAVAAISVGIVEGTPLLDLEYIEDSACDTDMNVVMTAAGSFVEVQGTAEGVAFTRGDMDELLALADKGIRELVAAQRLALEG, via the coding sequence ATGAGCTTCCAACGCACCCAATCCCGTCCCGCAGACGCCCTGCGCCCCGTCACCATCACGCGCGGCTACACCAAGCACGCCGAAGGTTCTGTCCTTATCGCCTTCGGCGACACCAAGGTGCTGTGCACCGCTTCGGTGGAAGAGAAGGTGCCGCCGCATAAGCGGGGCAGCGGAGAGGGCTGGGTGACCGCCGAATACGGCATGCTGCCGCGCGCGACCCACACGCGTGGCGACCGCGAAGCCGCTCGCGGCAAGCAGAGCGGCCGCACGCAGGAGATCCAGCGCCTCATCGGCCGCTCGTTGCGCTGCGTGTTCGACCTCAAGAAGCTCGGCGAACGTACCATCCACCTCGACTGCGACGTGCTGCAAGCCGACGGTGGCACGCGCACCGCGGCCATCACCGGCGCCTACGTGGCCGCGGCCGATGCGGTGAAGTGGCTGCAGAAACAGGGCCTGCTGGTCGAGTCGCCGATTCGCGAAGCGGTGGCCGCGATCTCGGTGGGCATCGTCGAAGGCACGCCCTTGCTCGACCTGGAATACATCGAAGACTCGGCCTGCGACACCGACATGAACGTGGTGATGACCGCCGCCGGCAGCTTCGTCGAAGTGCAGGGCACGGCCGAAGGTGTGGCCTTCACGCGCGGTGACATGGACGAACTGCTCGCGCTCGCCGACAAGGGCATCCGCGAACTCGTGGCTGCGCAGCGCCTGGCGCTTGAGGGCTGA
- the rdgB gene encoding RdgB/HAM1 family non-canonical purine NTP pyrophosphatase, producing MRLVLASNNAKKLVELQTLFAPLGLELVTQGSLGISEAEEPHVTFVENALEKARHAAAHAKSAAIADDSGLCVDALGGSPGVLSARYATLFGRPKDDDENNRVLLEQMDDKDDRRARFVSALVAVRSADDPEPLIAFGRWDGVLLRERRGEGGFGYDPLMFIPSLGRSVAELDAATKNAHSHRAIASRQMLALMREVWHLG from the coding sequence ATGCGTCTGGTGCTGGCGTCCAACAACGCCAAGAAGCTGGTCGAGCTGCAGACGCTGTTTGCGCCGCTGGGCCTGGAGCTGGTCACCCAAGGCAGCCTCGGCATTTCCGAAGCCGAAGAGCCGCACGTCACCTTCGTGGAGAACGCGTTGGAAAAGGCGCGGCATGCCGCGGCCCATGCGAAGTCGGCGGCGATTGCAGACGACTCGGGCCTCTGTGTCGACGCACTTGGTGGCTCGCCCGGTGTGCTCTCGGCCCGCTACGCGACGCTCTTCGGTCGCCCCAAGGACGATGACGAGAACAACCGTGTCTTGCTGGAGCAGATGGACGACAAGGACGACCGCCGCGCGCGTTTCGTCAGTGCGTTGGTCGCAGTGCGTTCGGCCGACGATCCCGAGCCGTTGATCGCCTTTGGCCGCTGGGACGGCGTGCTCCTGCGGGAGCGCCGCGGTGAAGGCGGCTTCGGCTACGACCCGTTGATGTTCATCCCGTCACTGGGCAGGAGCGTCGCAGAGCTGGACGCCGCCACCAAGAATGCGCACAGCCACAGAGCCATCGCCTCGCGCCAGATGCTCGCGCTGATGCGCGAGGTGTGGCACCTTGGCTGA
- the hemW gene encoding radical SAM family heme chaperone HemW, protein MRPGVMNLGALPPLALYVHLPWCLKKCPYCDFNSHEQQGGLPEAAYLAALRADLEAALPFIWGRRIHSVFIGGGTPSLFSPEAIGELIADVRARLPLEPGCEITLEANPGTFERDRFRGYRQAGVTRLSIGVQSFNDDKLEAIGRVHDAAQAQAAVEEAKDSFETFNLDLMYALPGQTLAELREDVAQALSFAPPHLSIYHLTIEANTWFAKHPPVVPDDDTAFDMLDLITAETERAGLARYEVSAFAQRGHHCQHNLNYWQFGDYLGIGAGAHSKLSFPHRVVRQVRWREPQTYMAKAAEGQAISNDEEVKRDALAFEFMLNALRLRDGFELARFTERTGLPLSSIAKPLDEAQRRGFIGRDFARVWPTACGFDFLSDLQALFLSD, encoded by the coding sequence ATGCGCCCCGGGGTCATGAACCTCGGCGCGTTGCCGCCGCTGGCGCTCTACGTGCACCTGCCGTGGTGCCTGAAGAAATGCCCGTACTGCGATTTCAATTCGCACGAGCAGCAAGGTGGACTGCCCGAGGCGGCTTATCTCGCGGCGCTGCGCGCCGACCTCGAAGCCGCGCTGCCCTTCATCTGGGGCCGCCGTATCCACAGCGTCTTCATCGGCGGTGGCACACCGAGCCTCTTCTCGCCCGAGGCGATCGGCGAGTTGATTGCCGACGTGCGTGCGCGCCTGCCGCTGGAGCCGGGTTGCGAGATCACGCTCGAAGCCAACCCCGGCACCTTCGAGCGCGACCGCTTCCGGGGCTACCGGCAAGCCGGTGTGACGCGCCTGTCGATCGGCGTGCAGAGCTTCAACGACGACAAGCTCGAAGCCATCGGTCGTGTGCACGACGCCGCCCAGGCGCAGGCTGCGGTGGAAGAAGCGAAGGACTCTTTCGAGACCTTCAACCTCGACCTGATGTATGCGCTGCCCGGGCAGACGCTCGCCGAGCTGCGCGAAGACGTGGCGCAGGCGCTCTCGTTCGCGCCGCCGCACCTGTCGATCTACCACCTGACGATCGAGGCCAACACCTGGTTCGCCAAGCACCCCCCCGTGGTGCCCGACGACGACACGGCCTTCGACATGCTGGATCTCATCACCGCCGAGACCGAGCGCGCGGGCCTCGCGCGCTACGAAGTTTCGGCCTTTGCGCAACGAGGCCACCACTGCCAGCACAACCTCAACTACTGGCAGTTCGGCGACTACCTCGGCATCGGCGCCGGTGCGCACAGCAAGCTGAGCTTCCCGCATCGCGTGGTGCGCCAGGTGCGCTGGCGCGAGCCACAGACCTACATGGCAAAGGCCGCCGAAGGACAGGCCATCTCCAATGACGAAGAGGTGAAGCGCGATGCGCTCGCCTTCGAGTTCATGCTCAACGCGCTGCGCCTGCGCGATGGCTTCGAACTCGCGCGCTTCACCGAGCGCACCGGCCTGCCGCTGTCCAGCATCGCGAAGCCGCTCGACGAAGCGCAGCGACGCGGGTTCATCGGGCGCGACTTCGCCCGCGTGTGGCCCACCGCATGCGGCTTCGATTTCCTCTCGGACCTGCAGGCGCTCTTTCTGTCCGACTGA